The following DNA comes from Cedecea neteri.
TAAGCTCCCCGCTGGAGCAAATTCACGGCTGGGTGGGCGGCGGCACCAAAGGCGATTTCCCGCATTACGCCTACCACGGCTATTACACCCAGGACTGGACGAAGCTTGATGCCAACATGGGCAACGAAGCCGATCTCCGTCGACTGGTGGATGAAGCCCATCAGCGCGGGATCCGCATTCTGTTTGACGTCGTGATGAATCACACCGGATACGCGACGCTTGCCGACATGCAGGCGTACCAGTTTGGCGCCCTCTATCTCAAAGGCGATGAGCTTAAAAAAACCCTCGGCGAGCGCTGGACTGACTGGAAGCCAGCGCCCGGCCAAAGCTGGCACAGCTTTAACGATTACATCAACTTCAGCGACAAAACTGCATGGGATAAGTGGTGGGGCAAGGCCTGGATCAGAACGGATATTGGCGATTACGACAATCCCGGCTTTGACGACTTAACCATGTCGCTCGCCTTCCTGCCCGATTTGAAAACCGAAGCAACCGCTCCGGCAAAATTACCGGTGTTTTACAGCCATAAGCCGGATACCGCCGCGAAGGCGATACCGGGCTACACGGTTCGCGATTACCTGACTCATTGGCTAAGTCAGTGGGTACGTGACTACGGCATTGATGGCTTCAGGGTCGATACGGCAAAACACGTCGAAAAAGCGGCCTGGCAACAATTAAAAACGCAGTCCAGCGCGGCATTGGCCGAATGGAAGCAGGCCAACCCGGACAAAAAAGTCGACGATGCGCCGTTCTGGATGACGGGCGAAGCCTGGGGACACGGCGTGATGAAAAGCGATTACTACGCCAGCGGCTTCGACGCGATGATCAACTTCGACTATCAGGAACAGGCGGCCAAAGCGGTGGATTGCCTGGCGACGATTGACCCGACCTGGCAGCAAATGTCTGACAAACTTCAGCAATTCAATGTGCTGAGCTATATCTCCTCCCACGATACCCGCCTGTTCCGGGAGGGCGGACAAAAAGCAGCGGAGCTATTGCTGCTCACGCCAGGCGCGGTGCAAATATTCTACGGGGATGAAACCCAAAGGCCGTTTGGCCCCACGGGCTCTGACCCGCTGCAGGGGACCCGTTCAGACATGAACTGGCAGGATGCCACCGGCAAACAGGCCGCAACGCTTGCCCACTGGCAGAAGCTGAGCCAGTTCCGCGCCCGTCACCAGGCTATTGGTGCAGGAAAACAAACCACCTTGAGCGTAAAACAGGGCTATGCCTTTAGCCGGGTCAGCGGGGATGACAAGGTGATGGTGGTGTGGGCGGGCAATCCGTAGGCGTTAAAGCCCCTCACCCCGGCCCTCTCCCCAGAGGGGCGAGGGAGAAAAGAAACGGCAGGGTAATTATTCATCCCCTCTCCCTCCCTGGGAGGGGGTTAGGGTGAGGGGAATAACGCCACATCCATGAAAAGAGCTCCCGGCTTCAACACATCCTGCTGCACAGCACAAATCACACAGCATATTCGCCAACAGTGGATATGCTTACCGGGTTTGCACGGCGTTATTTGTAGCGCTATGGTTAGCCTCTTTTCAAAAGTATTCAGCAGACCCACGTTATGACGTTTTCACTTTTCGGCGACAAATTCACCCGCCATGCAGGCATCACCCGCCTGATGGAGGATCTCAACGACGGCCTGCGCACGCCAGGCGCCATCATGCTTGGCGGCGGCAACCCTGCGCAGATCCCGGCGATGAACGACTACTTCCAGCAGCTGCTTTCCGAGATGCTGGCCAGCGGTAAACTGACCGACACACTATGCAACTACGACGGTCCGCAGGGGAAAAGTGAACTGCTAAAATTGCTTGCCGGTATGCTGCGTGATGAACTGGGTTGGGACATCGAACCACAGAATATTGCACTAACAAACGGCAGCCAGAGCGCGTTTTTCTACTTATTCAACCTTTTCGCCGGACGTCATGCGGATGGCCGCACCAAAAAGGTGCTTTTCCCGCTGGCGCCAGAGTACATCGGCTACGCGGATGCCGGACTTGAAGAGGAGCTGTTTGTCTCCACCCGTCCGAACATCG
Coding sequences within:
- a CDS encoding alpha-amylase, which translates into the protein MKRLSLCLLFTPCLAYAGWNTPGLSPFQATNPGLFTSATHLDKSTLPLRLTQDNQCWQPSEAIKLNQVLSLTPCAGDAPTWRVFRAGEYQAQIDTRSGTPTLMLSLQPEISSQPQQAVAQCPKWDGKPLSVDVSSTFDEGAIVRDFYSGNTATVKQGHITLKPAVGSGGLLLLESVAVEKPAPFSWQNATVYFVLTDRFENGNPANDHSYGRHNDGMQEIGTFHGGDLAGLASKLDYLQQLGVNALWISSPLEQIHGWVGGGTKGDFPHYAYHGYYTQDWTKLDANMGNEADLRRLVDEAHQRGIRILFDVVMNHTGYATLADMQAYQFGALYLKGDELKKTLGERWTDWKPAPGQSWHSFNDYINFSDKTAWDKWWGKAWIRTDIGDYDNPGFDDLTMSLAFLPDLKTEATAPAKLPVFYSHKPDTAAKAIPGYTVRDYLTHWLSQWVRDYGIDGFRVDTAKHVEKAAWQQLKTQSSAALAEWKQANPDKKVDDAPFWMTGEAWGHGVMKSDYYASGFDAMINFDYQEQAAKAVDCLATIDPTWQQMSDKLQQFNVLSYISSHDTRLFREGGQKAAELLLLTPGAVQIFYGDETQRPFGPTGSDPLQGTRSDMNWQDATGKQAATLAHWQKLSQFRARHQAIGAGKQTTLSVKQGYAFSRVSGDDKVMVVWAGNP